One window of Clarias gariepinus isolate MV-2021 ecotype Netherlands chromosome 21, CGAR_prim_01v2, whole genome shotgun sequence genomic DNA carries:
- the alkbh2 gene encoding DNA oxidative demethylase ALKBH2 isoform X2 — protein sequence MRTGVDMSRPGTTCVDSSTPETELCTEESGEGADEEDGFPRPIPWRKIEAQELDCDYGLLFSSDEANRLFMQLEEEVEYFTDDEAKVQVYGKMYSIPRKQATYGDEGLVYSFSGVHLAARVWPPTVEYIRDAVTNATGHTFNFVLINRYKDGQDHIGEHRDDEHELDPSCPIAGVSLGAARDFVFRHKDARREPKKFPIEPVKLELAHGSLLLMNPPTNTFWYHSVPVRKKVKTPRISLTFRRIIKGRQKRKKE from the exons ATGCGAACAGGTGTGGATATGAGCAGACCAGGCACTACCTGTGTGGACAGCAGCACACCTGAGACAGAGCTGTGCACAGAAGAATCAGGGGAAGGTGCAGATGAAGAGGACGGATTCCCACGTCCCATCCCCTGGCGGAAGATTGAGGCGCAGGAGCTCGACTGTGACTATGGCTTGCTTTTCTCCAGTGATGAAGCAAACAGGCTGTTCATGCAGCTAGAGGAAGAGGTGGAGTACTTCACAG ATGACGAAGCGAAGGTGCAGGTGTATGGGAAGATGTACAGTATTCCCCGCAAGCAGGCGACGTACGGAGATGAAGGACTGGTGTATTCTTTTTCTGGAGTGCATCTTGCAGCCAGAGTCTGGCCTCCGACAGTGGAATACATCCGTGATGCTGTGACCAACGCCACCGGCCACACCTTCAACTTTGTCCTGATAAACAG GTATAAAGACGGACAGGATCACATCGGGGAACACAGGGACGACGAGCACGAGTTGGATCCCTCTTGCCCCATCGCCGGGGTGTCTCTCGGAGCTGCACGCGACTTCGTGTTCAGACATAAAGATGCCCGCAGGGAGCCAAAGAAATTTCCTATAGAGCCAGTAAAATTGGAACTGGCCCACGGAAGCCTTCTCCTTATGAACCCTCCCACTAACACATTCTGGTATCACAGTGTCCCAGTGCGGAAAAAGGTGAAGACCCCGCGCATCAGTCTTACCTTCAGGCGCATTATTAAAGGTcgacagaaaaggaaaaaggagtGA
- the alkbh2 gene encoding DNA oxidative demethylase ALKBH2 isoform X1, whose protein sequence is MSRPGTTCVDSSTPETELCTEESGEGADEEDGFPRPIPWRKIEAQELDCDYGLLFSSDEANRLFMQLEEEVEYFTDDEAKVQVYGKMYSIPRKQATYGDEGLVYSFSGVHLAARVWPPTVEYIRDAVTNATGHTFNFVLINRYKDGQDHIGEHRDDEHELDPSCPIAGVSLGAARDFVFRHKDARREPKKFPIEPVKLELAHGSLLLMNPPTNTFWYHSVPVRKKVKTPRISLTFRRIIKGRQKRKKE, encoded by the exons ATGAGCAGACCAGGCACTACCTGTGTGGACAGCAGCACACCTGAGACAGAGCTGTGCACAGAAGAATCAGGGGAAGGTGCAGATGAAGAGGACGGATTCCCACGTCCCATCCCCTGGCGGAAGATTGAGGCGCAGGAGCTCGACTGTGACTATGGCTTGCTTTTCTCCAGTGATGAAGCAAACAGGCTGTTCATGCAGCTAGAGGAAGAGGTGGAGTACTTCACAG ATGACGAAGCGAAGGTGCAGGTGTATGGGAAGATGTACAGTATTCCCCGCAAGCAGGCGACGTACGGAGATGAAGGACTGGTGTATTCTTTTTCTGGAGTGCATCTTGCAGCCAGAGTCTGGCCTCCGACAGTGGAATACATCCGTGATGCTGTGACCAACGCCACCGGCCACACCTTCAACTTTGTCCTGATAAACAG GTATAAAGACGGACAGGATCACATCGGGGAACACAGGGACGACGAGCACGAGTTGGATCCCTCTTGCCCCATCGCCGGGGTGTCTCTCGGAGCTGCACGCGACTTCGTGTTCAGACATAAAGATGCCCGCAGGGAGCCAAAGAAATTTCCTATAGAGCCAGTAAAATTGGAACTGGCCCACGGAAGCCTTCTCCTTATGAACCCTCCCACTAACACATTCTGGTATCACAGTGTCCCAGTGCGGAAAAAGGTGAAGACCCCGCGCATCAGTCTTACCTTCAGGCGCATTATTAAAGGTcgacagaaaaggaaaaaggagtGA
- the unga gene encoding uracil DNA glycosylase a isoform X2: protein MIGQKSIKSFFSPSSKKRELEVLSGCQNVKKLKVGGDDDASPLSPEQLERIAKSKAAALERLCSRRGPADVGESWRRALGPEFNKNYFTSLMNFVEEERQKHTVYPPPGQVFTWTHVCQIEDVKVVVLGQDPYHGPNQAHGLCFSVQRPVPPPPSLVNMYKELESDIEGFQRPGHGDLTGWAKQGVLLLNAVLTVRAHQANSHKDKGWETFTDAVVQWLSTNLEGLVFMLWGSYAQKKGAAINRKRHHVLQAVHPSPLSAHRGFFGCKHFSKTNELLLKSGKKPIDWKAL from the exons ATGATCGGACAGAAAAGCATCAAGTCGTTTTTCTCCCCCAGCAGTAAGAAGAGAGAGCTCGAGGTGCTGAGCGGCTGCCAGAAT GTGAAGAAGCTGAAGGTTGGCGGTGATGATGATGCGAGTCCGCTGAGTCCGGAGCAGCTCGAGCGGATCGCCAAGAGCAAGGCGGCGGCTTTGGAGCGGCTGTGTTCCCGCCGCGGGCCTGCGGATGTCGGGGAGAGCTGGAGGAGAGCGCTGGGGCCGGAGTTCAACAAAAACTACTTCACATCG TTAATGAACTTCGTGGAAGAGGAGAGGCAGAAGCACACGGTGTATCCGCCCCCGGGGCAGGTGTTCACATGGACACACGTGTGCCAGATTGAAGAC GTGAAGGTGGTTGTTCTCGGGCAAGATCCGTATCACGGACCGAATCAGGCTCACGGCTTGTGTTTCAGCGTGCAGAGACCCGTTCCACCACCACCAAG TCTGGTGAACATGTATAAAGAACTGGAGTCAGATATCGAAGGCTTTCAGCGTCCTGGCCACGGTGATCTGACGGGATGGGCAAAGCAAG GTGTTCTGCTGTTGAACGCGGTGTTGACTGTACGAGCGCATCAGGCCAACTCGCACAAAGATAAAGGATGGGAGACGTTCACGGACGCTGTGGTGCAGTGGCTCAGCACTAACCTAGAGGGGCTGGTCTTCATGCTCTGGGGCTCGTACGCTCAGAAAAAAGGCGCCGCGATCAACAGA AAAAGACACCATGTCCTCCAGGCTGTTCACCCGTCCCCTCTTTCCGCTCACCGTGGCTTCTTCGGGTGCAAACATTTCTCGAAGACCAATGAGCTGCTGCTGAAATCTGGGAAAAAACCCATAGACTGGAAAGCACTGTGA
- the unga gene encoding uracil DNA glycosylase a isoform X1 gives MASVFVRARRCSGVLRAGCRSWSDEHSEVFSQVKKLKVGGDDDASPLSPEQLERIAKSKAAALERLCSRRGPADVGESWRRALGPEFNKNYFTSLMNFVEEERQKHTVYPPPGQVFTWTHVCQIEDVKVVVLGQDPYHGPNQAHGLCFSVQRPVPPPPSLVNMYKELESDIEGFQRPGHGDLTGWAKQGVLLLNAVLTVRAHQANSHKDKGWETFTDAVVQWLSTNLEGLVFMLWGSYAQKKGAAINRKRHHVLQAVHPSPLSAHRGFFGCKHFSKTNELLLKSGKKPIDWKAL, from the exons ATGGCGTCTGTGTTCGTGCGCGCGCGGCGGTGTTCCGGAGTGTTGCGGGCGGGGTGTCGGAGCTGGAGTGATGAACACAGCGAGGTCTTCTCCCAGGTGAAGAAGCTGAAGGTTGGCGGTGATGATGATGCGAGTCCGCTGAGTCCGGAGCAGCTCGAGCGGATCGCCAAGAGCAAGGCGGCGGCTTTGGAGCGGCTGTGTTCCCGCCGCGGGCCTGCGGATGTCGGGGAGAGCTGGAGGAGAGCGCTGGGGCCGGAGTTCAACAAAAACTACTTCACATCG TTAATGAACTTCGTGGAAGAGGAGAGGCAGAAGCACACGGTGTATCCGCCCCCGGGGCAGGTGTTCACATGGACACACGTGTGCCAGATTGAAGAC GTGAAGGTGGTTGTTCTCGGGCAAGATCCGTATCACGGACCGAATCAGGCTCACGGCTTGTGTTTCAGCGTGCAGAGACCCGTTCCACCACCACCAAG TCTGGTGAACATGTATAAAGAACTGGAGTCAGATATCGAAGGCTTTCAGCGTCCTGGCCACGGTGATCTGACGGGATGGGCAAAGCAAG GTGTTCTGCTGTTGAACGCGGTGTTGACTGTACGAGCGCATCAGGCCAACTCGCACAAAGATAAAGGATGGGAGACGTTCACGGACGCTGTGGTGCAGTGGCTCAGCACTAACCTAGAGGGGCTGGTCTTCATGCTCTGGGGCTCGTACGCTCAGAAAAAAGGCGCCGCGATCAACAGA AAAAGACACCATGTCCTCCAGGCTGTTCACCCGTCCCCTCTTTCCGCTCACCGTGGCTTCTTCGGGTGCAAACATTTCTCGAAGACCAATGAGCTGCTGCTGAAATCTGGGAAAAAACCCATAGACTGGAAAGCACTGTGA